The following DNA comes from Triplophysa dalaica isolate WHDGS20190420 chromosome 5, ASM1584641v1, whole genome shotgun sequence.
TAATGTCACACGTCACTCATCTCTTCATTCAGTTACATTGACTCCTGTAGTCGCTCTCATCAAACTCACAGCTCTGCTCTCGGCCTACAAGACCTCCACTGGTTCTGCAGCtccatatcttcactcgctcatacagacttatgtacccaCAAGATCCCTGTTCTCTGCTCATGAACCACGTCTTGTGGTGTGATCACAAAAAggtgaaaaatctctctcacgtatcttctctggatctgttccacatgtgtgtaatgatctgcccgctgctacaagatcatcaGATTCTGTGTCTGTCTTTaagaatcatctgaaaacaaatctcttctgtcaacacctgatcaatcagttctgacttctgtctcttttctactctttcaatCAAAGAACAATCTTATCTTTGTATACTGAGGTAGACTATGAGACCTGTAGCATGAAGCCTGTTTAGGTGGCTAGGCAGGTAAATTCAGGATTATTTTGCACCAACCCTGGGATTTAGGTAAAGTGAATCTGAGCAGTTTATGATCTAGATTATAGATCTCACAccgaaaaaaaagaaagtgaacCAATCAGCGGCGAGCAAATAACATATAAGTGACGCAACTAACTCACAGTGCGTGTTACAATGgctaattatttttaatactgttaaataaaaacagtatataaaagattataaaaagctgaaaaagatataacaaatacaaaataaaagaatacatacatgtgtatttctttgcattgcattttttacattcttgttTGTGGTGCAGAACACTTTCGGTTTCACTGTTTTGGGACATTTGTCTTCTTTGTCCTCTAAAGAAACCTTCTATTAAACAGCTACAGTAAGATATAGACAAATCTAAACATTGACAGGTGACATCACATATCTTTTAACagctatttttatctattttGAATTAAGTAGTATATTAATAATGTAGCATACAGAAGGcctacatttataaatgtatgataAGTTTTAATAGTTTAATGCCTTCAACATTTCTGAATGCatctgtgttgtgtcagtgcTTTAAGGAAGGTAAATTAAATGGGGAACAGTACAAAAccctttaaatgatttaaatatgtGACCAAAACTCAATTTCGAACTTCAACAAAGTCTTCTCTTCTTTGTTCTGACAGGACTGTTTTATAGCCTGTTGGTGTGAGACAGGGGTTTCGTGTAAACACAGAAATGATTTAACATGAACCACTTCAACTAACTTCTGAGTTCACATactgacatttttatatgtagCCTTGTTTATTTAGAATCAGCTCCTATAGTGTATTTTGATCACATTTCTTCTGTAACCTCTGGAAGAAGACACTTCAGTTACAGGGGAAGGTTGTGACATGTCCTAAAATAAAAGAGACAACTGTAACGTAACATATAATCCTCACATTCACACGTGTGTAATATGGAACAGTACAGTACATTGATCTCTTAACTCTTTCAGAGCGCAGAGTTAGTTTCTCTTCATCATGTGCTTCATCCTCATTAATAAAGGTAAACTAAATGATAACTAAGACAGCCCCTGTAGGGGCAAACGCACACATTATACAAATACATCATGatacattactgtaatatttacctgtaatactacagtaaatgtgtttaCTATATAGTGGTTTAACTTGTGCATTAACTCAATCTACAGTGTTTCTGAAACACTTCTCTCTTGTATAGACAACAGAAACAGTTTAACTTCCTTgactgaaatacatttttgtgttaccAATATTTGCACATAATTATTTCATAAGAAACATACGTAACTCCCTCTATCCATGTTGAATTGGATTTGCGATGTCGACGTCACTCGTTTATGTGCACGCGCGAGCTAACTAATCTTATCTTCACGATCAAAGCTTGAGTTGGCAAAGAACCTCCTTGAGCTGCTTCATGGTACCAACAAAGCTCGATCATGTTGGTTTGATTTTGTCGATCCAAAACTAATCCTGTGACCCAGGGTTTGTTCAGCAACattcatggtacaggccccagttttactgcacttatgctttttgttgtcctgaTGTTGTTCCAATTGTTTCAATTGTtaagttactttggataaaaatgtctgcttaATGATTTAATGTAAgcacatatctataaaaagcaaTGTACACTACTGGTCAAAAGTTTTCAAAAACTTAATCTCtcatttattcttattttttcaacatttttcaacattttttcaacagAATAATCCACATTAAAACTGTTGAATACTACAAAGGCAACTGTGGACTATGTTGTGACAAAAAATCTgaacaagtaaaataaaaccTGTTATGTATCTGCTATAAACCTGTTTATAGCAGATTTTTTCAATGTAGTCATTGTTTCCTAATATTTGCAGAAATGTATTTCATCCAACTGCGTGAGGTTTCACCTAGAATATGCTCTTCAAACAACACTAAACAAGGTCCCATCTGACCTctgacaaaataatgaaaaagagcaacCAATAAAAGTCAtccattttattgtataaaatatattagtttttaatgaagaattttatatttgcacaatgacatttctgtttatgtataatttcagacatttatgCACCTTCagattaaagcatttttaagaCAACAAGcaacatttcattcaagtgtTCAAACACGTTTGACTGGTTGTGTATAGTGACTGAATAAAGCActttaattaataaaagattaatctttaaaataagtCAGTTTATGTACATATGCCATAGACATCCAGGACAGATTCACAGTTTTTGTCTGCAAAAAAACCCTAAATTAACATAtgttaatattgtaaataaaagtaataagaACTACTGCTTTAACGTGTGGATCATTCAGGACCCAAAGTCTCATCTGACAGCAGCAGACTCATGATGACTCGACACAGTCTCACAGGAACTCCTGACAGTGACCTGTTATCTGGATGACCTGGATCTGAATGAACATTTCTCTTATAATCACTTTCCATACATGATCAAAGCATGATTTTGAAGTTCATCTCTTTCATTAACAATACATATAGACATAGTGAACACAAGTAAACCTCTATTAGTGTCATTGTCATAGATATGATAGATCATGATGTGTTGCTCGAGATGGACACAACTATGGATCTGTGTCATCTTAGATGTTtatttcactagatctctctgcATCAGGAAATGAAGTTTACACTCAAAATATGAAATTTGAGTTAACTGTGTTCAGAGATGTGAAAGAAGAACAGCGGTCAGGAGACAAACTGATGATAGCATGAGATCAGAAGAGTTTATTGAATTTtcttaacactacacaaacatttgaaatatataaCAACTGACAGAACATGTACAACCAAATCAAAAGGTTGAAAGACTATTTTTAGATGTAATTACACGTGTAaggataaaacaaatatatgatGAAACCAAACTTACTTCTGGGCCTTACTTGTCTGTATAAAacagaaggaaaaaaaacaatacaaataagaaaaaataaatacaacacaaacatatctgTCCTCTCAGTGAGAATTTCAGCATCTCTAGAAAATCCATATTTATTCTCCATTTGATCGTTTCGTCAGtctgaatataaaacatttacacatcagTAAAACAAACAGCGTTGTGTCATTCACACAAATACCTCGAGAGTGTTCGTGTGTTTCAATCTGATCAAAACAACTTCTGTGTGCAACACTTTACAAGTCCCTGAATGACATTAACTTAACTCAAGTCATTTATGACatgtatgttaaataaacagaaaacatgtttaatgtttcatcaatgtttacacaaacaaatcacatgaaAGTCATGCGCAGCTTTTCTCCAGAGATCGATGCTGGTcgtgtttttaatgtaacagtgaaataataaaccctTTACTGTCGTGTAGTTTAGTCTGTGAATAAAGCTCTGGATCTCTGCTCTGTGTTCACGCTGTTTTCACTccgtcaaatgattttaaaactctGATATTTACTCAAAATGTCGCAGGAGAAAACACAAGAGTTTGCGGCTCACAGAGGCACTGACAGGTCGAGCTGAGTCTATATGGTTCTCATGTAGTGTTTAAgagcgcagcgccgcattattAATCAACTGTAGTGTGACAGTACAGATCTGAACAGAGAAATGGCAGAAACCGCTCCAGCTCCAGCAGCCCCGCCGGCGAAAGCGCCCAAGAAGAAATCTGCAGCCAAACCCAAGACAGCGGGTCCAGGCGCGATTGATCTCATCGTTAAAGCCGTGACGGCCTCCAAGGAGAGAAACGGTGTGTCTCTGGCCGCCCTGAAGAAAGCTCTCACCGCCGGCGGATACGATGTGGAGAAGAACAACTCCCGCGTCAAGCTCGCCATCAAGAGCCTCGTGACTAAAGGCACACTGGTCCAGACTAAAGGAACCGGTGCTTCAGGATCTTTCAAACTCAACAAAAAACAAGTCGAGACTAAGAAGCCAGCGAAGAAAGCCGCTCCTAAAGCAAGGAAGCCCGCAGTGAAGAAGCCCGCTGCTGCTGCCAAGAAGCCGAAGACCGCAGCGGCAAAGAAGACCGTCGCAAAGAAATCTCCCAAGAAGGCCAAGAAACCTGCCGCCACCGCCGCTAAAAAGGCAACGAAGAGCCCTAAGAAGGCGAAGAAGCCAGCGGCCCCCAAGAAGGCAGCCAAGAGTCCGAAGAAAGCAGCTAAAAGCCCCAAGAAGGTCAAGGCTGCAAAACCCAAGACGACAAAGCCCAAAGCAGCGAAGCCTAAAAGGGCCGCCCCGAAAAAGAAGTAAATTACTTCTCCAGACTTTCTATTacaaaaggctcttttaagagccaccaccAGCCCACTAAAGAGTTGTGTTTCAGACATATGTTGATATTATGGTTGTGTTGtcacatttaaatattcatttggcagacgcttttatccaaagctacttacagtgcattatcctttacatttatacatagatatctgggctcgaacccacaaccttgctcttctAAACTACAGGAAAACTCTTTATATATGAATATGCTGAGAAATCTGGTTCAAATTAAGAACACAAGTTATGATCGTCAGagcatttaatttataatcagCGAAACATCTGAAGTTGtgtttcagtataaatgttttcttttgttcataCTGTTGTTTCCTATTGACGTCTCTGAAAAGACCGCAGATATAAGATTTAATGTAGTGAAAGATCACGTgatcaaaaactgaaacaaaaccaGGAAGATGGGAAGAAATGGGCGGGCTTTGGTTTTTGGAGGGAAGTTCAGTGATTGGTTTGAACTTTTCACAGACTCCAACCAATAAGCGAACGATAGGCACGTATAAATCATGAAAACCAAAAACTATTTCtcacatttcattcatgtttttataatcgTGAGGATTTTATATCTTAAGTAACAATGAGTGGAAGAGGTAAAACCGGCGGTAAATCAAGAGCGAAAGCTAAGACTCGGTCATCCAGAGCGGGTCTTCAGTTTCCCGTCGGCCGTGTTCACAGGCTACTTCGCAAAGGTAACTACGCACAACGCGTCGGTGCCGGAGCTCCAGTTTATCTCGCCGCTGTCCTCGAGTATCTCACCGCTGAGATCCTGGAGTTGGCCGGAAACGCCGCTCGGGACAACAAGAAGAGTCGGATCATTCCCCGCCATCTACAGCTGGCCGTGCGTAACGACGAGGAGTTGAACAGACTTCTGGGCGGCGTGACGATCGCTCAGGGTGGTGTGTTGCCCAACATTCAGGCGGTGTTACTGCCCAAGAAGACCGACAAACCCGCTAAGACCAAGTAAACGGGGGACAGTTCGTTTCaaaccaaaggctcttttaagagccacccacaTTATCACTGAGAGAGCGACGAGGTTTCTGTTTTAATGCATCGagtttttatattaatacattatCATAGACCTGATATAAATGAGGTCGCGTTCCAAACAGTCCACTGCCCCAAATGTTCTACCAGATATGCTTATGTTTACTCGCACGGTAGCTAACGATGTCTTTGACGTTTTATcagagtaaaataataattgtaaagcGTCTTGTTTTAACGggtttaagtaaataaaacgCACCGGACAGCTGAGCGCTTCTGTCCTTATAAACTTTGTTGCTGCGCTTGTGATTTAACGTGaaagattattttaatttgattcgTATGTGAAGACCTTTCTACGTGAACTTTGTAAAATTGCAACGTGCAAATGTCTGATCAGAGGAATAATACACGAGTATTaaataaagagataaagagaaattATATGATGATTTTGTCCTGTGTACGTGACGCGTGATCTGAACAAAGGAAACAATGTCCCGCCAGTATCATTTGAACGCATACCGCGCGGCCATTGGCTCACTATCTCTAGATGACGTCACAGATCAGCCAATCGAGTGTCTTCGTGCCCTTGACGTAATGCGCGTTCTAGCCTTTAAAAGCAGGCACACCGACACCGCAGACATATTCTGTACGCAACGCAGAAGATTCAGCAGCAATGGCAAGAACCAAGCAGACCGCCCGTAAGTCCACCGGTGGCAAAGCCCCGAGGAAGCAGCTCGCCACCAAAGCCGCCCGTAAGAGCGCTCCCGCCACTGGCGGCGTGAAGAAGCCTCATCGTTACAGGCCCGGCACCGTGGCTCTGAGAGAGATCCGCCGCTACCAGAAGTCCACCGAGCTGCTCATCCGCAAACTGCCTTTCCAGCGCCTGGTGAGAGAGATCGCTCAGGACTTCAAGACGGATCTGCGCTTCCAGAGCTCCGCCGTCATGGCTCTGCAGGAGTCCAGCGAGGCTTATCTGGTCGGTCTGTTCGAGGACACAAACCTGTGCGCCATCCACGCTAAGAGGGTCACCATCATGCCCAAAGACATTCAGCTGGCCCGCCGCATCCGCGGAGAGCGCGCTTAAGTCCCGCTTTAATAACAACtcaacggctcttttaagagccaccacaTCAACTGAACGACACGATTTCCACcgttttttacaaacataaatagTAACGCAAGTTGTCAATGatgaatattattttagaaaacGTGATTGCTCAATATTAAGAATGATTATTATCTTATCAGTGTCTCTTTAAGCAGCAGATATACCCCGTGTGTTTGTTCATCTATTAGTCTGCGCTAAATCATTCCTCTTAAGAGCGTCGGATCACATGTCAATAACACTTTCCTTCCTCAAACACTTTTAATACTCATTTGGATATAGTAGATAAAAAGCGAAGCTAAATTTGGCTAGTGGTCATCTATCATTTCAATCTAATatattattacaatataaaGGGATATCTTAACATGTGTTTTGtgagaacaaagtcatttaaacgGGTAAGAAATATAAGGCAGAATatatgatgaaagattttattgggtgaactatcacttaaagtttattgtttttttttttttaaatcttaaacttCGTGTTTCCTGTAAGTTACACCGTTAAGAGATTTACTGAGAGCTTTGTGAGGGCAGAGGCGTTAAGACAAACGTGTAAATGACGTGGCTGGTCCCGCCCTCTTGCCCCTGTTTCTATTAGGTCCTATAAGCACAGGTTTAAGTCCTCCGCTCACGGTTTCGATTCCTTGTTACACTGTACTCACTGAAGTAAGACTCATGTCTGGAAGAGGAAAAGGCGGAAAGGGACTCGGTAAAGGAGGCGCGAAGCGTCATCGCAAAGTGTTGCGTGATAACATCCAGGGCATCACCAAGCCTGCCATCCGTCGTCTTGCTCGCCGCGGTGGTGTTAAGCGTATTTCCGGTCTCATCTACGAGGAGACTCGCGGTGTGTTGAAGGTGTTTCTGGAGAATGTTATCCGTGACGCCGTCACCTACACCGAGCACGCCAAGAGAAAGACCGTCACCGCCATGGACGTCGTGTACGCGCTGAAACGACAGGGACGCACTCTGTACGGCTTCGGAGGTTAAACGCGTTTattctgaagtaaaacattgaacacaacggctcttttaagagccacccactgTCTCACTCGAGGAGatgaatttttataaaataaatcaagattGACGAGAACTCAAACTTTTAGAACTTGTGTTGCACACTTCTTTCGCTCGAATAAGAAACACAATCATCATGACGTAACTATAAACGTCAGCACGTGCAATGTATCGTGAATAACGTGTAATAGGGTTAAATGCTTTCTGGACGAAATCTTTGACGGACTGTGATGACACGATGACGtactttcactttaaaacaagacttatgAAACCCAACTGCTCTTCTAAAAGCCACTTTATCACTCGAGGAGTTTATAACTTCAGAAGTTATATCATAACAAACgaaatgttatgaatgtcaCGTTTTATTATCCCAGATGCGTTTTGGAGAACCTCAACTGATGAGATTAATCTGTTGTGTTACACACTTCTGGTGCTCGAAAAAGAATCACAATCATCATCATCTAACTATATAAACATTAGCTGACCAAAGTTTCTCAATAACTCATAAAAGAATGAAATACTTTCTGTATGAACTCTTTAAGTGACTTTTATGACACGATGAAGTACATAATGTAGAGTTAATTCAGATATAAaggttattttttatcaaattcgAAAAAGAGCGGGAAGAGCAAACAAAGGAAACTGAATCGCTTGTGGGAGGGTCACCTTCAAACACGAGACTGTGGGCGGGAAACACTTTCATTGGCTCTCTATCCGACCCGTCAAACTATGAGCTgaccaataaacacattttatgggtTCGGCCGACGAAGACACGCAATCAGACAACAGGCTCCGTTACGCTAAACATTTGCATGCGGGAGTGAATAAATACCCCTGTGCAGTTAGTGTCATTTATTATTAGTCTTGACTTCATACGAGCACTATCATGCCTGAACCAGCCAAACCCGCGCCCAAGAAGGGCTCTAAGAAGGCCGTCACCAAGACCGCCGTCAAGGGAGGAAAGAAGCGCAGAAAGTCCAGGAAGGAGAGTTACGCCATCTACGTGTACAAAGTGCTCAAGCAGGTCCACCCCGACACCGGCATCTCTTCCAAGGCGATGGGCATCATGAACTCTTTCGTCAACGACATCTTCGAGCGCATCGCCGGTGAGTCGTCTCGTCTCGCGCACTACAACAAGCGCTCCACCATCACGtcgagagagatccagaccgccgtgcgtctgctgctgcccggtgaactcgccaaacacgccgtgtccgagggcaccaaagccgtcaccaagtacaccagctccaagtaaagcgccgctttcatccgccgcacacaaaggctcttttaagagccacacactTATTCCTTTAAAGAGATTCTCATGTTTGTAAGCATTTACTGTGTATGTGTATTATCATTTAGATTATGACGCGACATACGGCGTTTGAAAATTTGACCAACTGTTTTATCATAAAGAACATgctttaaagtaaatgtaaaggtCTGACTTTGGTTATTGTTGCGCGATTATCGCAGAATGTGGCGGTATTGTACCGGATATAAACTATCAGAGTTCGGTCTTCAGCTGCTTTAAggctgaaatacactacaagacttttgctcagttttcagtctggacttgttacagaaagtctgtgtcagtctgtagatttgatcagtttgtgtgtttttatctgaaACTTTAATAAAGTCTGAAAGTGTTTGATGTCTAGTTGAGATTCTTGTAGTGTTTTACACACATAGAGGTGTTTTATCATCACACATTCATGTCATCTATAGTATTTATGATCAAGATCTCTCTTCACTGCTCTTGTGTTTGATCTTCATACAAAACTAAACAGTCGTGTGCAGAACTGACTCTTATTCTATAGATATGTGAAGTGTAAATGTGACACAGtgagatgaaagtgaaagtgacctgtttgtcagttatggtgcttttaacccatccagtgagcagtgaacacacgcacagcaagtggtgaacaaaCATACACCCtgagcagtgggcagatatcactgcagcgcccggggagcaagtaggggttaggtgccttgctcaaggacacctcaatcgtAACCTGCCTGACCTGAGGATGGAACCGGcgaccttctggtcacgagtccagccctctaaccattaggccacgactttGGCAAATGTGTTCCTTTGAGCACTATTGCAGGCCATTTATCAATTAAGTAACACATTAAAGATTT
Coding sequences within:
- the LOC130421359 gene encoding histone H1-like, whose protein sequence is MAETAPAPAAPPAKAPKKKSAAKPKTAGPGAIDLIVKAVTASKERNGVSLAALKKALTAGGYDVEKNNSRVKLAIKSLVTKGTLVQTKGTGASGSFKLNKKQVETKKPAKKAAPKARKPAVKKPAAAAKKPKTAAAKKTVAKKSPKKAKKPAATAAKKATKSPKKAKKPAAPKKAAKSPKKAAKSPKKVKAAKPKTTKPKAAKPKRAAPKKK
- the LOC130421340 gene encoding histone H2A-like yields the protein MSGRGKTGGKSRAKAKTRSSRAGLQFPVGRVHRLLRKGNYAQRVGAGAPVYLAAVLEYLTAEILELAGNAARDNKKSRIIPRHLQLAVRNDEELNRLLGGVTIAQGGVLPNIQAVLLPKKTDKPAKTK
- the LOC130421333 gene encoding histone H3-like, with protein sequence MARTKQTARKSTGGKAPRKQLATKAARKSAPATGGVKKPHRYRPGTVALREIRRYQKSTELLIRKLPFQRLVREIAQDFKTDLRFQSSAVMALQESSEAYLVGLFEDTNLCAIHAKRVTIMPKDIQLARRIRGERA
- the LOC130421356 gene encoding histone H4, whose amino-acid sequence is MSGRGKGGKGLGKGGAKRHRKVLRDNIQGITKPAIRRLARRGGVKRISGLIYEETRGVLKVFLENVIRDAVTYTEHAKRKTVTAMDVVYALKRQGRTLYGFGG
- the LOC130421349 gene encoding histone H2B-like produces the protein MPEPAKPAPKKGSKKAVTKTAVKGGKKRRKSRKESYAIYVYKVLKQVHPDTGISSKAMGIMNSFVNDIFERIAGESSRLAHYNKRSTITSREIQTAVRLLLPGELAKHAVSEGTKAVTKYTSSK